The genomic segment gcagttgggaatcaaagttacACCTAGTGGAGTTCTCTTACATTAACAGTTTTCAAGCgtcaataggaatggctccttttgaggcccttgaggtctaggaggacccgtatttggcttcttgttgggttgattgttattctgatagtgctgcctcttgcactgaatctcaaagtcaatgtcctttaaggactgctcagcctgatatgcataagtaactgccatagcataattcccggacgcatcatcataactttatcccgaatggtaggtcttaggccatccttgaaatgcctaagtttttcttccgcgtctccagcaataaggggtacaaagtggcaacccctatcaaacttcttcacaaaatcggCAACAGGTACGTCTCCCtggcggagagtcataaattccctctttatccggcttctgacgtcagcagtaaagtatttctcatagaatttcgtcttgaactgtgcccaagtgagtgtagcaaggtcaacaccatgctcggctccttcccaccataaagaagcgtcgtctctaagcagataagtagtgcacctcacccggtcggcgtctcccatgttcagatagcgaaaatgtacctcgagtgatcggatccaactctctgcagcaaatggatcggtggtgccagaaaattccttcggccctagcctccggaactgctcataaatatcatgctgtggcctaggtggctgctgtggctgctgctgctgcatctgctgtaactgcagctgtagctgttgctgctgtatctgctgctgctgtaactgttgctcgaagagacaagccataccctctaatgcacgagtagcaggatcccctggaggaggtggtggtggtggtgcatttctttgactattccctcggcgattaacactgttctctgcctgattctcgataacgggtacgcgtctaggaggcattttatctgaatgttttccaaattctaacgtaaccaacatgcatttaaatctaagttctctaatcatgtaacacatcctgacttaattagcattttaagcatgcaaggcaatactactcaaaaagctattaaacatgtatcataaacataatatccataacgtcatgcaggttaaatcatataaaatcacataaagcaagtaaatcttacaacttgaggcttgacgactgatcttcccggcgctgatggtggcacaaccctttacaagacctttgctctgataccaactgaaaagCCCCAAATTTGACGACTGtactcactgtatcaagacgagtctttccagcgtgcttatgtcctcactcacacgcaccctaggaaacttcccaggaggtcacccatcccaaaattgccccaagtgaagcacgcttaactttggagttcttatgtgatgagctaccgaaaagaagatgcaccttcgtgatatgagtagtacaatcaaatcttttaagccctcttcaactgtacagtccattacattgaacagtctcggaatccctcatATTcgggtgtgggatcggttcattcatgttccctccacctagaagcctgccaggagccgctcattgtccgtgcaacctcatggcaccggcgatcaccccccgccctcttcggccccgggcctcacaaaaaTAGTGGATTAACTCAAAAATAGTATGTTGTCTTTGAAagtacaatttattataaaaataaatcattacTATATGTACAAGGAGTGAAAAAAATTTagccaaaaaatgaaaattgaaaCCCCAATTTTTGTTTCACTAGTAGAGAaaagaaatttttaaatatattgttAGGATCGAAAAAAGTTTAGAGGAGGgtgaataaattaatttaaaatacttttattttaaaacttagTTATCAACCgttttttaggcggttgaaaatttCTTCGAACTGTTAGAAATGTGAACCTCTTAAAGTGCGGAAACGGTTCAAGATttctaaaaataagaaaacCGTTTGGCAATCTAATCAGCAAAATATAATGAGAGAGAAAAGAGCTGAAAAAATAACAACACAAggtttttttatggatgttcggagatcaAAACTCCTAAGTcatctcttcttctttttcaggaatgattccactaaaagactttggctttacaaagcTCTTTGCAAGCCCACTCCaaccaggacttatcacactgtctgttttggaactcttagtgatcgcTTTACACGtctggattttaagaacacttagttcaCCAGACACCACAACTTAATCAAATAACTAGAAGGTTACTGATATGAATAATCTGATTTAAGTAGTACGAGAATGATCCTTGAATGATCGAATGTTTTTCTATTTAGTGTGTGCTGATCGAGCGATGATTCTGATAGGCTTTGAGTGCGCTCTTGTTTCTTTTAAATATGCAAGCTGATTATTTAATTGCGGTGAGTTGAATGGCTTTGTTGCCTCTTGCTTGCTTCATCTAGCATTCATCTCTTGTTTATTAGCCGATTTCTTCAGCGGTCAGAAAGGACGAGCAACGTTAACTTGAACTCCTGAACTTGATGTGTCGCTGTCATCTTTAAGAGCATTAATTGTTCTTCAATCGACGCATTTAATGTTCTTATTGCTCAGCGTAGTTCTGAATCACTTTTCTTGAGGAGTTCCATTTATGGTAACTGTTTTCAGCATCAGAACTTTGTAATCTACATTTGATCTTCTTTTTCTGGGATATTGAAATAAATGCATATCACTCTTGGAATTAGTGTAGAGATAAGTTGACTTTGAGATGATGCAACTCTTTGAATGTCTAGAGTCGGTCAAAGAATGCCTTTTAATAAATGAGCAATAAATAGCTCTCTTTAATGATCTGATTTTGATGAGGATCATTCAAGTCTATACTCCTTTTAATCCAAACGGTTGAATTTGTATGCGGTCTAAAATTCTAGCGGTTAGACTTCTTGTGCTGTAGCCGGTTGAAATATATTCCAGTTGCTGTGTTTGGACGGTTGAACTGGTACCTGTTGCAATGCAAAGAACAGCTGTTTCCTGAAACAGTCAAGTGCTGTTTTGATTTTGTCGATCACCAAAACTTTTGGATAATAATTTCtttaacatatattttatttattatatcgcAAATTTAATCAAGAATATCATAGTCGTGATGAGGTTAGACAAACCCTTACATATTTATTCGAAATAGAAAAATTATGTAACATATGAGAATGTGACTTAACCAAATCCTCTCCCGCAAAGAAATTTCAATATTTATCGAAAATTTCAAAGCAAGGCCCGAAAACTTAGCTGACCCCTTTTGCACAAACACCTCTAGTAGCTTGATGTCAACATGTCGCCTACAGGAACAAGAAATCATCAATTATCAAGAGTCTTCTACGACGACAGCATTAACCTAGTGATAATAAATTGAGCATGCCAATATTAAAGATTGAATTCAACACAGAATATGACAAAGTTAATGATCTTCGTCGATGACCGATAATATTTATCTTGATGACAGTTATGAACCGACTATATGTGTTCTAGTTAACAAGATGGAACCATTCGTATTTGAGTGGAATAATGAGTTAAAATATaaatgagtatgtctcttgtgagacagtctcacgaatctttatttgtgagatgggtcaaccttatcgatattcacaataaaaagtaatgctcttagcataaaaagtaatattttttcatggatgacccaaataagagaccgtctcacgaaattgatccgtgagaccgtctcacaagaatttTTGTGAATATAAATTACCCCTTTTTTCTCTTTTGgagattagttttttttttggtcAAAATTGATGAAATTACCAAATATTGGCATCTCCATGATGTGTGGCATGCAGTTAACCAACCCCTTAAACATTAACTCACATGGATGAATTACCCACAACTTACTCTCCGAATTTCAAGTTTTTTAATATTAACAAGCCGTGTATTGTTATCTCCTCCTCCAAAGCCAAATAACAAAATGGGAGCAATGAAAAGATATTGAAAACAAAGAAggcaaaacaaaaaaaaaaaaggagaaggGAGAGTAATGGAGATTGGTAGCCATTCTCCCTCTACCCGAAAGACCCTTCCTTCTTCATCTCAATCGCTATCCAAGAAGCCTGGTGGATGGAGAGCCATCAAATACATTCTTGGtagataaatttatttaaatttctaaTGATTTTCTTCTTGAACATGAATTTTCCATGTTTTCTGAATTGGATTCTTGAAAGGAAATGAATCGTTCGAGAAGCTGGCGTCGATAAGCCTGGTAGCCAACATTACGTTGTATTTACGTACCAAATACAATTTGAGCGGGATATTTTTGATAAACACGGTGACGATATGGTCCGGCTCCACGAACCTGTCGTCGATAGCCGGTGCCGTTGTTTCCGATGTGTATCTGGGGCGGTTCCTCACCCTCCTGTTTGGAACCATTTTCACGTTGTTGGTATGGTATCGATCTTCTCAAGACTAGAATTTCTTTAGCAATGATTCTTGCGAAAATCGGATGTGTAGTTTTTTTGAGATAAGTAACATAACATAATATATGCTTGTGTAGATAATTTATTTGTGGATAATATAATCAGCATTTAaatgtgtgtatatatttttCTGTGTGATCAGGGAATGGGAGCTATTACACTAACTGCTGGAATACCTGAACTCAGGCCACCGCCATGCGTTGTTGGGGAATATTCGAAATGCATCGAGCCCGAAAAATGGCAGCTTGCCTTCCTGTTCACTGGCCTCGGGCTTGTGGCGCTGGGTGCCGGTGGGATTAGGCCATGTAACATCGCCTTTGGTGCCGATCAGTTCGATACAAAAACCGACAAGGGGCGAGCCCAGCTCGAGAGCTTCTTCAACTGGTGGTACTTTTCGTTCACCATCGCGTTGATCATAGCTCTAACGGGTGTTATCTACGTCCAGACGAATATCAGCTGGATGATAGGCTATGCTATCCCCACCGCCTGTCTTGCGATCTCGATCACGACTTTCTTGATAGGAATGCACACGTACATTTACAAAACGCCGCAGGGGACGGTTTTCGTGGACATGGCTAAGGTCATGGCTGCGGCATATCGGAAACGAAAGACTGATTTGAAATCTGGAGACGGGATAGTGTTCTATAATGGTGTGTCGGAAGCAGAATCCAAGTCGCGTAAAACGATCAAGGCTGATAGATTCAAGTTCCTGGATAAGGCAGCAGTGATAACTGATCCAAGTGAAGTGGATGCACAAAATATGCCCAAAAATGGCTGGAAACTGTGCAGTGTGCAACAAGTTGAGAACTTGAAGTGCTTATTCGGGATCGGTCCCGTCTGGATCTCGGGCGTGGGGTGCTTCGTGGTGATGGATCAGCAAAGCACATTCGGAATCCTCCAATCCATCCAGATGAACAGAATGTTGGGGAAAAGCTTCACAATCCCACCAGCCTGGATGGGGATATCGTCCATGGTAGCCCTTTCGATTTGGATTTTCGTCTACGAGCAAATATATGTcaagaaattcaagaaaatcTTGAAGAAAGCGGACTTGAGAATGACGATGCAGCAAAGGATTACGACCGGGATCATCATGTCCATTCTGTGCATGGTAGTTGCAGGAATCGTCGAGATAAAACGAAAAGAATTGGCTCTAAGACACAACACATTGGATTCACCTCTACATGTAACAGCACTGCTGCCTCAGTTCATACTTTCCGGCCTAACCGAGGCGTTTGCGGCAGTCACTATAATGGAATTTTTCACTATACAGATGCCGGAGACAATGAGAAGTGTCGCGGGTTCGGTCTTTTTCCTTAGCCTGTCGATTGCAAGCTATCTAAGTTCATTCCTCGTGAATGTGGTGCACTCTGTCACAAAAGGCAGAGGAGACAGAGCATGGCTAGGGGGCAATGACCTTAACAAGAATAAGCTTGAGTACTactattatttcattgcatctCTAGGGGTTCTCAACTTGTTTTATTTCACATTTTTCGCTAGAAAGTTTGTGCTTTGTGAGGAAGGCGGAAAAGACGCGGCCTGTGAAGGGCCGGGGGAGGATTCTGGGGTTCACCGGGCGGGTGTTTTTCTAGGTTACGAGTTGGATGACCTCGAAAGAAAATCGCCCTCGAACAGGACTTGATTCATTGTGTTCTTGCGGTTTGGACCTTGTTATTTCATGTACTAATTTGTACTAGAGTTCCTATTGTGTCGTCGGTTGTTTagaaagatgaaaatctttctATCCTCCTTCATACGCTGATGTGTACATGTATGCAAAGTATACCAACTGAGATTATTACTATGCTATCATAATTATTAGTGATGTGCTTGACTTCCACGGTTAAAAAATTCCCACAAAGAATAGCTCATCTAATTTcggatttatttattaatttgatATTCTTGACattataaaataattgttttaaaattcattaaataCAATTCCCATTGCAGTTAAAAATGTTCTGAtatgaggaaaaaaaaatccCCACATTAAAACAAAAAGATTCCCACATCTTACTCTAAtcaaaatcaaaaaataaataaataaaaacacaaaCCAAAAAGATTCCCACATTTtggttttaaaattatttcaaatattttaatacaattagttttaaaaaaataaaacaaattttatggaaaaaaatttaACTGTCGACTTTTTTAAATTgttctaaaaaaatttgaacGGCTATTTAACAgatatttcaataaaaaaacaaatattcgCCTGTAAATATTCATCAAATTATTTCATACATTCAAACACTTTATTTTACATCATAAATCACTTCAAAAATCTTCTTTCTATTATTTTCATcatcttaattttatttttaatattatttctaAAATCCTATTTTGTTCCGAAATGGATGGAAATAACCGAAGTTTTTTAGGAATTACGTGAATTATTCGAAAATTCCGTAAGAAAATGATTCTTCTCAAAATTTAAAGATTCCACCAAATTATCCGTATTTTCCATACCACCAAATTATCCACGTAACTCATATCCACCAAATTATCTTTATAGCTCATATCCACCAAATTATCCATATTCACCAAATTATTCATTTAATACACATGCAACCGACACAATACCatccaaaaaaattatatcgtTTCAACGCAAATTACAATAGCATTTATAGTACATATCGTAGCGGCCACAGTGATGAGGATATGAAAAATATCGCGAGAAAAATAGCGGTATGGCATTTAATCTCCAGCATCTGTGGAGAATCATAAAAGACCGTCCAACGTTTACTCTATAGTCCGTTAATCAACTTGTTGCGACGAAGAAGGCAAGGACCTCAGAGTCGAGAGCAAGCAAAACCTCACCCAACCAAGATGCGAGTCTACAAATAGACCTAAACGGAGAGGAAAATCGTCCAATGGGTCagaaggcaaaaaaaaaaaaaaagacaaaatgAAATCGAACATAGAATGTATGAAATTAAACTTGGACAATATGTTTGCAAAGTTTACGGAGTATAAAAGCATGTAAAAATCTTAAGTTGAAATGAAACAAAAACAACTTGAAGAGATGAAAACAAAAGCTTCCATAGTCAAAAATTCAACTAAATGAATACGCAATCCTTTCGAAGGACAATTCACAAATGACAGATGGAAAACTTATTATCTACGAACGTCTATGTCAAGAGATTAGGGGGAGATggaatatttaattttcatttattgtaattttaatttcaattaATGTATCTCTCTAGTCCATTAATGTAGCCGTTGCAAAGTAGTCGTTAGAATATAACCGTTTCAAATATGATTGTTGCAAAGTAgccgttgagaagaaaaaaatatagacACTTTGTACTCTACAATTATTCACTCTAAGAATATACCATTTGGCAAACACGtagaattgaatttttttttgcttCAAAATGTTTCGATATTCCAGTAGCACAAGCTCTAGCTCGACATGTGAAAACAAAGTCCAAGTTGAAGTCGATGACTAAGATTATGACATAGAGAAagatgtgagaacctgaaattccagcagtagcaacagctagcaaatttcagcagaagctaacaattccatcAGCAACTTAGATTTCAGAAgatggtatttttccagcagacaaaatccagcagacagaatccagcagcagaagagttcagtagcgagattcaagcagatagctactggttctgctcaggacttttaaatgaagcatttaacatgaaataaaggttgttaatggcagattatggtcattaattggaaggctaacagtcagattttggcctataaatagcaccctcaatctctgaattgatgttaccaaaatcttgagttatcacttgaaattagagctaagagagtgcatttTTCGAATCTGTAAAATTCAGTAGCGAGGCAAgcagatttccagacttcaacagaaaaactctagcaaattaccgtaagtgggcttatatataaatatcttgaaatccgttcgataattctgttttaaagttcagttctgtatgtttgatttctgatatatgattatgaagcactgaaactccctagtgaactaatggtaggaatatatattctgaacacttctgaattctgattctgattctggcctcactccttagaggagagaacatataggggactgatatcagtttagtcatgaaattcactaacgtgctcagtacTTACTAATtgtgatttctgttctgaaacctgtgatctctgaattctgattactgttctgaaaatatatgtttctatatattattgtattactgtttctgttgaaaaccatttcgaaaactgggagttattcccgcccctgcttactgagtgacaaccatatcactcacccaccaaacccatctcagataagaacgatgaagaaaagttagaagaagaagagcagattcaattttggggctggtgatgaagatcgttgttttcagttctgatttatattttatatccgctgcatctgttcagacattgtatttctggttttatatttccgctgtaaaacattattaattgagttgtatcagacattgaatattcagtattattaataaaagactggtttctgaattctgtactttTGAGGCTTGTTGTTCTCGAATgtgaatttgagagcaacgccggtgtcaaccaacccccagtcccggggcgtgacattgaagtggtatcagagcaaatcaggtttcataatctggggaggaggacctagaaataataagttctgatagacttctgaaaataagtcCTGAAAGTTACTGagatagactactgaaaataagttacggtaatagactactgaaaaataagctactgtaatagactactgaaatgagtataaaaaaaaaattcagtaggcCAAAAATCAGTAGTGTTTAACCAGTAGACCGAAAAACAGTAGGATCAAACCAGTAGTCTGAAACCAGAACCAGAAGATG from the Primulina tabacum isolate GXHZ01 chromosome 16, ASM2559414v2, whole genome shotgun sequence genome contains:
- the LOC142528221 gene encoding protein NRT1/ PTR FAMILY 2.8-like, which gives rise to MEIGSHSPSTRKTLPSSSQSLSKKPGGWRAIKYILGNESFEKLASISLVANITLYLRTKYNLSGIFLINTVTIWSGSTNLSSIAGAVVSDVYLGRFLTLLFGTIFTLLGMGAITLTAGIPELRPPPCVVGEYSKCIEPEKWQLAFLFTGLGLVALGAGGIRPCNIAFGADQFDTKTDKGRAQLESFFNWWYFSFTIALIIALTGVIYVQTNISWMIGYAIPTACLAISITTFLIGMHTYIYKTPQGTVFVDMAKVMAAAYRKRKTDLKSGDGIVFYNGVSEAESKSRKTIKADRFKFLDKAAVITDPSEVDAQNMPKNGWKLCSVQQVENLKCLFGIGPVWISGVGCFVVMDQQSTFGILQSIQMNRMLGKSFTIPPAWMGISSMVALSIWIFVYEQIYVKKFKKILKKADLRMTMQQRITTGIIMSILCMVVAGIVEIKRKELALRHNTLDSPLHVTALLPQFILSGLTEAFAAVTIMEFFTIQMPETMRSVAGSVFFLSLSIASYLSSFLVNVVHSVTKGRGDRAWLGGNDLNKNKLEYYYYFIASLGVLNLFYFTFFARKFVLCEEGGKDAACEGPGEDSGVHRAGVFLGYELDDLERKSPSNRT